In the genome of Streptomyces sp. SAI-127, the window CGCTGGGGCCCTCGGCGGGGGCGGTCTTCTCGTCGATCTGGACCATCGACAGGTAACGCGGCATGGTGACTCCTCGGTCACTACGGGGCCGGTCCTTCCCGGCCTCTCACCAGAGCGTCGATCGGGAGAGGCCGGGATCGACAGACTCCGCGGATTTCTCCGGAGATTTTTTCCCAGGGCCCTGACCTGCTACGACAGCGACCCGCCGAACCACGCCTTCGCGTACGGCGCCCCGATCGTCCGCCCGCCGAAGGTGAACGCCGCGTCCGTCACGATGCCCGTCGGACGCCCCCGCAGCGACCAGACCGCGCCGTCACCGGAGTTCTCGTGGGGCGCCGCCGCCGCGAGGTCCGCGTAGCCGTTGCGGTTGATGTCGAGGAGGCTGACCGTGCCGCCGAAGCTGTCGCTCGGCTCCACGGCACCGGGGACGCCCTTGGTGTTCTGGGTGAAGCCCTGGGCGCCCTTGCCGGTCAGGCCGCCACGGCTGCCGTACAGGATGCTGACCATGCCCGCCCCGTCGTCGTAGCCGAGCTCCTCACCGGGCGCGCCCACGGCCACGTCGTCGTAGCCGTCGCCGTTGACGTCACCGGCCGCCACCGCGGCGCCGAAGTAGTCCTCGCTCTCCTTGCCGCCGGGGACGCCGTCCGTGTTCTGGCTGTACGTCTTCCAGGTGGACGCGGCCGAGAGGCCGGACGCCGAGCCGGCGGCCACGGTGATCGTCGACCGGTCCTCGTCGCCCCGGACGAGGTCGTCGTAGCCGTCGCCGTTGACGTCACCGAAGGTCACCCCGCCGAAGCCCCGGGGAGCCTCGGCGGACGTGAAGGTGTCTCCGGAGGCGGAGGCCAGGTAGAAGCTCGAGCCGAAGCCGCCGTCGCCGGTGTAGAGGTTCAGCGCGAGGTCGTCGCGGCCGTCGCCGTTGACGTCCCCGGCCGCGGTGTCCAGCACGTCGGCGAACTGGAAGTCCTTCGGGCCGAAGGCCTTCGTGGCGGCCGGCTTGCCGGTCCGGGAGAGCGGGCCCCTCCATACGGTGGCCGTGGTGCCGAACGGGTCGTCCACCTGGGAGCGGCCCCCGCGGAACAGGACGAGGTCCTGCTTGCCGTCGCCGTCGAAGTCGCCGGCCTGGGTGACCGCGGCGGGTACGGACACACCGCCGGACAGGCCGCTCTTGCCGCCCCAGACGACGACGGCGTCCCGGACGGGGGAGCTCTGCCCGATGACCAGGTCGGTGCGTCCGTCACCGTCCAGGTCGCCCTTGGACAGCTGGATGCCGAAGTCCTCGCCCGCTGCGGGGCTGCCCGGTATGCCGCTGGTGGCGCGGCTGATGATCGTCCGGTGGTCCTTGGTCAGGCCGTGCGGGCCGCCGTACATGACGGCGACGTAGCCCGCCCCCTTCTGGCCGCCGACCGTGGCGGTGGGGGCGCCGACGGCGAGGTCCTTGTAGCCGTCGCCGTTGAAGTCGTCCTGGACGGAGTTCGGGGCGGCCGCCGCGGCACTGGCCGTCAGGGCGGGGATACCGCCGAGCGCCAGCGCACCGGCGACGAGCGGCACGGACAAGGCTTTGTACGAACGCGACATGGACATCGGAAATCCCCCTGGTTACGGCAGTGCGATCACCGCAAGAGACCGTCCGGGGCGCCCGATGGT includes:
- a CDS encoding FG-GAP-like repeat-containing protein, whose amino-acid sequence is MSMSRSYKALSVPLVAGALALGGIPALTASAAAAAPNSVQDDFNGDGYKDLAVGAPTATVGGQKGAGYVAVMYGGPHGLTKDHRTIISRATSGIPGSPAAGEDFGIQLSKGDLDGDGRTDLVIGQSSPVRDAVVVWGGKSGLSGGVSVPAAVTQAGDFDGDGKQDLVLFRGGRSQVDDPFGTTATVWRGPLSRTGKPAATKAFGPKDFQFADVLDTAAGDVNGDGRDDLALNLYTGDGGFGSSFYLASASGDTFTSAEAPRGFGGVTFGDVNGDGYDDLVRGDEDRSTITVAAGSASGLSAASTWKTYSQNTDGVPGGKESEDYFGAAVAAGDVNGDGYDDVAVGAPGEELGYDDGAGMVSILYGSRGGLTGKGAQGFTQNTKGVPGAVEPSDSFGGTVSLLDINRNGYADLAAAAPHENSGDGAVWSLRGRPTGIVTDAAFTFGGRTIGAPYAKAWFGGSLS